ATCAAAGGAACCCCAGGACCGATTTTCCTTCCTTCTCGAGTAAGAAGAGGAATCGTGAGCATCGTTTTTGGTTGGTTGGAGTGATCGGACGATGGGTGAGGAATGCAGCAGCTCTGATCCCTTGAGAATGTAATCGCGATCGTTGGTTGGTTGAATCAAATCGTCCTCCGTTAAGTCCTGCCACACGTACCCATTCTTATAGTTCCTGTTGTCAAATATTCGGCAAAATTTCGTTCATACAAATATATGTTCCAAAACATGAGTTGCTCGGAATAAAATAAACTCATCTCATCTGAATTCGAGCTTAGGAAAATTATAGGATATCTTTTATGGTGTACCTTTTGGAGGACCACGAGTACATATGAGCCATGCCATTTCCTCTGAGAAAATTCAATTTATTTATGACATCTGCGAAGAAGCAACAAACccaatttgatttcatttatcaaagaaggaaagaaaagcatAAAGTGAACCCACAGAAGTATGAAGACGAGGTACCTCTTAGATAAAGGCCGTGAGAGGAAGAGGGGGGAACTTGGATGAAATGAGGGTGCTCGAGGTGGCCATTTCTGGCGAGGTAGTAAATGACGGGGACTTTCCCGTCGAGAATGGAGTTGAATTTTGGTTGTTCGGAACATATCTTAGTTCTCTCAGGACTCCTATCTGATCTCTCATTCCATTTCTTGGGCATCAACAGCTCTGTACTAGGCCTGGAATTAGCCACTGCCATATCCACCCAACTTTCTTACCCCAGAtcagaaggggaaaaaaaataggaaatCTGAAGAGTTTTAAACTGTAGAGGAATCCCACTTGGCCGTGTACATGAATAGATGTTGTAGTAGGTATATGTAGGAAGAGGAAGAGTGGAAGAGAAATATGCGAGGGGGACAAGGGCTTAGGAAAGAGAGGAAGGTGGCGGGTAAAATCAGTTGAGATTTGGAAGCCAATGCCCCGTACAGAATTCCACTTAACTAATTTCTGAGCCTTAAGGCAGGCTGGGTTTTGGCCCTTTTGGGGGCTGGGGGACATGTAGTAGCTAACCAACAAACCATGGGTCTTAATACCCGCCGCAAATCCGGTGCTAAAATTCATGATTTCCTGCTGAAAATTGAACTAGTCTATAGTAGCTGCTAGTATCCATCCTCTTTCGGATCTGTGTCTTTTGGTAGCCAATGATCCTACAACAATACCAATTCTTTTGGGACGGTCACAATACAGTTTAATTAATAGCAGCACAATTTATGTGGAAATTAATTAGTAGTAGCAGTACAGCGCATGTGTTAGTATATAAAGTCTTAAAAAGATTTGAAGAATAAAAGTTTGGGACGTCTGAACAGTAAGGGTGGGTGAGTTTGTCGGTTGTAAGTTGTTTTTGATGTTACAAATAACTATAATAATGATAAGAGTACTCGATACTTGTTGGTGCATAACGAAGTTGAAGAACTTTCTTGCTTCTAATCTTGGGCAACCTtcaatttttatcaaatttctgGCAGTAGTACTTATATTAGAAAATATCCCAACTAATATTGATTAGCTTGTATCATCGAGGggttgaaattgtttcttctgttccaaaaaaaagaaagtagaaaTTAAGAAGTTCTTTTTAGTCTGAACCTATTAATTTAAGATAACAAGATAATTTGGAGAGGGTATTGAAACATGATGCAGAGCTAGGATGAAGATAGGGGAAGAAGTCAAATTACCTAGGTAGAATTTGGACGAAGACTGGTGTGCTGCTCGGGGGTTGTAAAGAGAAGATCACTCGGAGAAATTCGACATGAAATAGGAGTATTTCTTGGGTAGTAGCCCGTTGACCCCTAGGAGTTCATTGTAGGGGAGAATGCCAACATCAAAGGGGAAAATTTCCAACACAATGGTTGTGAATCAGGACCTGTGACTAGAAAGGCGACTCACGGgccaaattcacaaaaaaaacaaCTAAGCTCCCTAGTTTCCAGTTTCCAGTTTCCAAAGTCAAAGCCAAGCCACCCGTGAAACTGGGGAAGGAATTTATATTTTGAGGACTAAGAGGAGGAGTCTCTGTGCTTTCTCAGACTCCAATTTCAGTGTGATACGAGACAGATTCTACAATGCAATAAAACAGAGAGCTAAATCATCTTATGCCTTCCAGCTCCTTGGACCTCGAGAGCCAGTCCGCCTGCAGCATTTGGCACAATCTTTGCTTTAGTCCACTTAAAACATTACTTTTGCAGTTTCAACTTCATACCAGACATCATAACTAAAAAAACTCTTCTATGCCTCTTAGTGCCATATTATAGAGTCCGCACAAATTCATTAGAACGGTACTTGCCACTTTGTGTCATTGCTTGTGTGTTTGCACTTCGGCCAAATTCCATTGGTTTGTGACCTCAAAAATTGATAAGAAGATGACTGCAAATGGCAAATCGAGACTGAAACTAACATTTAATTACTAACACAGCACGTAAACTCACGTTGGGCTGTCTTTCAAAAACACGTACACTTCCCAACACGACTGCCTTGATGcaaaatgaaagttaaaaacaaaaatggaaaagaattgAATATACAATTCTACAAAGTACCAGCAGATCAAATGGAGTAGTTTTACACTGACAGGAATAGTAAGACTTGCCTATCCCTAAAGcacaaaaatgatgaaaattttcttgCACGCTGCGTAACATAGAACGTttgaaaaatcaacaaaattggGACTCCAACTTGTTAAGGGATTCCTGAAACAATGctgaaaaaaatatttaattttaaaagaaaaacgcATATGACTTCTTGGACCTTATACAATTGAAACTTGAAGAAAACTACAAGGTTAGATGTCTTACAAAATTAACTTGTTTGAAGACTCGTTTGGTCAGCTGCTTGCTTCTTTGGGCAAGAAGATGAAAGGTGGCCACGCTCTCCACACTCGTAACATGTCCTCCTCCGAATCTTCCCGCTAACAGCAGTCGCACCATCACCAACAGCTTGATTAATTTCTGGTAACAGTTTTGTCTTATCTTCTGATCCTTTCTTTGGAACAGCACACGATATTCGAATGGGTCTTCCACAAACAATCTTCTGATCCAATTTCAATGCTGTGTTCAGGGAAAGACTATCTGAAAAATCCACATGGGCATAACCTTGGAAATCTCCTGTTTCTTTGTCTTCACCAAAACGGATGGACGTAATATTGCAGACTGAAaaaaatttcctcaaatcaTCTTCAGTGATATCCCAGGACAAATTTCCAATGTAGATCCTATTGTACCCCTCCACAATTTTAGGAGCAAAGTTAGACGTTTTGGTAACTCTAGCAGATTTGTAAGGTTGAATTTTTAGGAATAGGCCTCCCCTGCAAGATGTAGTAATCTCTTCAGCATGACAAAAAACAACATTAACTTTTATAGGAACTAAAGAAAGTCTTTATAAGTTTTACTTACATGTCAGACCCATCAAGGGCCAACGCTCTCCTTGCTGCAGCTTCAGTCTGCAATTGGTTAACAATGAGACAAGGATTCCACAACAAGCTATAAATACGAACTGTCTTCATGGACACTGAAGTGTAACAAACAAGCAATATTTTACCATCATAACCACATCACTACAGAACATACCTTGAAACTAATGATGGCAATCCCTCTGAATTTTCCGCTCTCTGGAAACTTCATACAGTCAATTTCAGTTATGGTGCCACAACCTTCAAAATAACTCCTAATATCATCTTCACTCGAGTAGTATGGTATACCTCCAACATAAACTTTAGTACCGGCATCCAAACTTCCTTCACTGCAGTAACAATAACACAAGAGAAAATGAAGAGCaaagaaaatataataaaatcaatgGCAGCTCAGTATCGTGAGATCACATGTAACTAAATGGTCCCTTAGCTCAAACCTTGCAAATGCAAAAAATTCTACCAATTATTGACaattaaatccatgaaaaatTTGTACGGAAGCTCCTAAACAAAGACATGATCTTTGCATTACCAGACTGATAA
This portion of the Coffea arabica cultivar ET-39 chromosome 2e, Coffea Arabica ET-39 HiFi, whole genome shotgun sequence genome encodes:
- the LOC113728482 gene encoding protein SOSEKI 5-like → MAVANSRPSTELLMPKKWNERSDRSPERTKICSEQPKFNSILDGKVPVIYYLARNGHLEHPHFIQVPPSSSHGLYLRDVINKLNFLRGNGMAHMYSWSSKRNYKNGYVWQDLTEDDLIQPTNDRDYILKGSELLHSSPIVRSLQPTKNDAHDSSSYSRRKENRSWGSFDNSTASSFKNNEYRVYKCESSRELGGKLADMATQTEDKRRLSRSLREEYFNKSVELCREELSPPSMPSSEGLDGVSGSRAVERCPGVDDRRTAENGCTSGRIKPSRVLNLMHLITCGSSIAVKDRGSMKKKERRGYLMGVKFGSTVLRHVGNL
- the LOC113730536 gene encoding phragmoplastin interacting protein 1 — translated: MVLSNKKLKQKLRAAKAELLAASEAQNQSINKNFQNPEYLDLGTQKSLNSLLESASQKPRLSKREKRRQKAPSLQENDEKLNKDEDAGSGGMAEYEKRKNKRKRDENQELENGEVKKVKKLSKKKKKKKKKKKKERKGKEVEENGEVQESLGTEAGVIDDQDLTQRVDYDNSEGSLDAGTKVYVGGIPYYSSEDDIRSYFEGCGTITEIDCMKFPESGKFRGIAIISFKTEAAARRALALDGSDMGGLFLKIQPYKSARVTKTSNFAPKIVEGYNRIYIGNLSWDITEDDLRKFFSVCNITSIRFGEDKETGDFQGYAHVDFSDSLSLNTALKLDQKIVCGRPIRISCAVPKKGSEDKTKLLPEINQAVGDGATAVSGKIRRRTCYECGERGHLSSSCPKKQAADQTSLQTS